The following are encoded together in the Sphingomicrobium clamense genome:
- the parC gene encoding DNA topoisomerase IV subunit A, whose protein sequence is MTTEPDSLITPEPFSSALSDRYLVYALSTITARSLPDVRDGLKPVHRRLLWAMRLLKLNPTGAYKKSARVVGDVIGKYHPHGDASVYDAMVRLAQDFSLRYPLVEGQGNFGNIDGDNAAAYRYTEARLTKTAMRLMDGLDAGTVDYRATYNGEDEEPEVFPGLFPNLLANGAAGIAVGMATSIPPHNVGELVAAAVHLIDTPNAHDATLMNYVQGPDFPTGGVLVDDPRTIEKAYVTGRGSFRIRARIEVIKEKGGAWHLVVSEIPYGVSKGKLIEQIAGLIGDKKLPILADVRDESAEDIRIVLEPKARTVDPDLLLESLYKLSDLESRFSLNLNVLENGRTPGVMSLKEALLAWIRFQIEVLVNRSLHRIGKIDDRLELVEGFLKAFLNLDRVIEIIRTEDEPKQVMMAEFELTDRQAEAILNMRLRSLRKLEEMELTKEREALVEERAGLDELVKDEGLQKKRLKADMRALAKDYADDPRRTVVEEQEVARDLDWTAMIEKEPITVILSKKGWIRAMKGHAELATIPDMKFREGDEADIHFHAYTTDKLLIGAQNGKVFTVGGDKLPGARGFGEPVRLMVDLEGEVDIVTMFPVTPDMQLLCAASDGRGFLARGEAVIAETKKGKQLMNLKEGHRMKLLKHVPEGADAIAVVGENRKMLVFKLDELKEMSRGAGVQLQRYRDGGLSDAIAFKLEDGISWAMGGGKRNRTESDVLPWKVARGAAGRMAPMGFPQENVFTPPVEKSDDD, encoded by the coding sequence ATGACCACCGAACCCGATTCCCTGATCACTCCAGAACCCTTCAGTTCCGCCCTCTCCGACCGTTACCTGGTCTACGCCCTCTCGACGATCACGGCTCGTAGCCTTCCCGACGTCAGAGACGGTCTTAAACCCGTGCACCGTCGCCTGCTCTGGGCCATGCGCTTGCTCAAGCTGAACCCCACCGGCGCGTACAAGAAATCGGCGCGTGTGGTCGGCGATGTCATCGGTAAATATCATCCGCACGGGGACGCGTCGGTCTACGATGCGATGGTGCGGCTCGCGCAGGACTTTTCGCTGCGCTACCCGTTGGTCGAGGGGCAGGGGAATTTCGGCAATATCGACGGCGATAATGCCGCCGCCTACCGCTATACCGAGGCGCGGCTGACCAAGACCGCGATGCGGCTGATGGACGGGCTCGACGCCGGGACGGTCGACTATCGCGCGACCTATAATGGCGAGGACGAGGAGCCCGAAGTGTTTCCGGGCCTGTTCCCCAACCTGCTCGCCAACGGGGCGGCGGGGATCGCGGTGGGAATGGCGACCTCGATCCCGCCGCATAATGTCGGCGAGCTGGTCGCGGCCGCAGTGCACCTGATCGATACGCCGAACGCGCATGACGCGACGCTGATGAACTATGTCCAGGGGCCTGACTTTCCGACGGGCGGCGTCTTGGTCGACGATCCCAGGACGATCGAAAAAGCCTATGTGACGGGGCGCGGCTCTTTCCGCATTCGCGCCAGGATCGAGGTGATCAAGGAGAAGGGCGGGGCATGGCACCTCGTCGTCAGTGAAATTCCCTATGGGGTCAGCAAGGGCAAGCTGATCGAGCAGATCGCGGGGCTGATCGGGGACAAGAAGCTGCCGATCCTTGCCGATGTGCGCGACGAGAGCGCGGAGGATATCCGCATCGTGCTCGAGCCCAAGGCGCGGACGGTGGACCCGGACCTGCTGCTTGAAAGCCTCTACAAGTTGAGCGATCTGGAGAGCCGTTTTTCGCTCAACTTGAACGTGCTGGAGAACGGGCGGACGCCGGGCGTGATGAGCCTCAAGGAGGCGCTGCTCGCGTGGATCCGCTTCCAGATCGAGGTGCTGGTCAATCGCTCGCTGCACCGGATCGGGAAGATCGACGACCGGCTGGAGCTGGTCGAGGGCTTCCTGAAGGCGTTCCTCAACCTCGACCGGGTGATCGAGATCATCCGCACCGAGGACGAGCCCAAGCAGGTCATGATGGCCGAGTTCGAGTTGACCGACCGGCAGGCCGAGGCGATCCTCAACATGCGGCTGCGGTCCTTGCGCAAGCTCGAGGAAATGGAGCTGACCAAGGAGCGCGAGGCGCTGGTGGAAGAGCGCGCGGGGCTAGACGAGCTGGTCAAGGATGAGGGGCTGCAAAAGAAGCGGTTGAAGGCCGACATGCGCGCGCTGGCGAAAGACTATGCCGACGATCCGCGGCGGACCGTGGTCGAGGAGCAAGAGGTGGCGCGCGACCTCGACTGGACTGCGATGATCGAGAAGGAGCCGATTACCGTCATCCTGTCGAAGAAGGGCTGGATCCGCGCGATGAAGGGGCATGCCGAGCTCGCCACCATCCCCGACATGAAATTCCGCGAGGGCGACGAGGCGGACATCCACTTCCACGCCTACACGACCGACAAATTGCTGATCGGGGCGCAGAACGGGAAGGTGTTCACCGTGGGCGGCGACAAGCTGCCCGGTGCGCGCGGGTTCGGGGAGCCGGTGCGGCTGATGGTCGACCTGGAGGGTGAGGTGGACATCGTGACGATGTTCCCGGTGACCCCGGACATGCAGCTGCTGTGCGCGGCGAGCGACGGGCGCGGCTTCCTGGCGCGCGGCGAAGCGGTGATAGCCGAGACCAAGAAGGGCAAGCAGCTGATGAACCTCAAGGAGGGGCATCGGATGAAGCTGTTGAAGCACGTGCCCGAGGGCGCGGACGCGATCGCGGTGGTAGGCGAGAACCGCAAGATGCTGGTGTTCAAGCTCGATGAATTGAAGGAAATGAGCCGCGGCGCGGGGGTGCAGTTGCAGCGCTATCGCGACGGCGGATTGTCGGACGCGATCGCGTTCAAGCTGGAGGACGGGATCAGCTGGGCGATGGGCGGGGGCAAGCGCAACCGGACCGAGAGCGACGTGCTGCCGTGGAAGGTGGCGCGCGGGGCTGCCGGACGCATGGCGCCGATGGGCTTCCCGCAGGAAAATGTCTTCACCCCGCCGGTGGAAAAGTCGGACGACGACTAA
- the purC gene encoding phosphoribosylaminoimidazolesuccinocarboxamide synthase: MSRRRQIYEGKAKILYEGPEPGTLVQYFKDDATAFNAQKKGQIAGKGVLNNRISEHIFKSLATIGVPTHFMRRLNMREQLIRQVEIVPIEVIVRNVAAGTLSKRLGIEEGTQLPRTIIEYCYKNDELGDPMVADEHIACFGWASQDEMNDIADMAIRINDFMCGMFSGIGIRLVDFKLEFGRLFDGDFSRIILADEISPDSCRLWDMKSNKKLDKDRFRQDLGDVAEAYQEIARRLGLLTNEDGEAGAVLDLDAHRNKKGK; encoded by the coding sequence GTGAGCAGAAGGCGGCAAATCTACGAAGGCAAGGCAAAGATCCTCTACGAGGGGCCCGAGCCCGGCACGCTCGTCCAATATTTCAAGGACGACGCGACCGCCTTCAATGCGCAGAAGAAGGGGCAGATCGCCGGAAAAGGCGTGCTCAACAACCGCATCTCCGAACATATCTTCAAATCGCTAGCGACCATCGGCGTGCCGACCCATTTCATGCGCCGCCTCAACATGCGCGAACAATTGATCCGCCAGGTCGAGATCGTGCCGATCGAGGTCATCGTGCGCAACGTCGCCGCAGGCACTTTGTCGAAGCGCCTCGGGATCGAGGAAGGCACGCAGCTGCCCCGCACGATCATCGAATATTGCTACAAGAATGACGAGCTCGGCGATCCGATGGTCGCCGACGAGCATATCGCCTGCTTCGGCTGGGCGAGCCAGGACGAGATGAACGACATCGCCGACATGGCGATCCGCATCAACGACTTCATGTGCGGCATGTTCTCCGGCATCGGCATCCGCCTCGTCGACTTCAAACTGGAGTTCGGCCGCCTGTTCGACGGCGATTTCTCGCGCATCATCCTCGCCGACGAAATCTCGCCCGACAGCTGCCGCCTGTGGGACATGAAGTCGAACAAGAAGCTCGACAAGGACCGCTTCCGCCAGGACCTCGGCGACGTCGCCGAAGCCTACCAGGAAATCGCCCGCCGCCTCGGCCTCCTCACCAACGAAGACGGCGAAGCCGGCGCGGTCCTCGACCTCGACGCGCACAGGAATAAAAAAGGTAAGTGA